From one Thermodesulfobacteriota bacterium genomic stretch:
- the tkt gene encoding transketolase — MASKPKKKKDKLEQLIINTVRTLSMDAVQKANSGHPGTPMSMAPVAYTIWDKFMSFNPKNPDWPNRDRFVLSSGHASMLLYSMLHISGYKVSLNDIKTFRQLHSKCAGHPEHGMAPGIETTTGPLGQGYATSVGMAIAEKWIAKYFNRPGHEIINYHVFALGGDGCMMEGISSEAASLAGHLGLSNLIWLYDNNHITIEGHTDLAFSEDVADRFMGYKWHVQHVGDANNLELLQEALTRAKKEKEQPSLIIVDSHIGFGSPNKQDTAAAHGEPLGEDEIKKTKINYGWPPDKKFYVPDEVKNYRNKILKRGKSDEDKWNKKFSKYASKYPDLAKEFEMMEKHEMPKGWEKCLPTFPADPKGPATRSSNGKILNAIGKEIPWFLGGAGDVGPSTKTYLEDTGSFEKNAYDGRNFHYGIREAAMAAVTNGMVLSKLRAYASCYFVFSDYLKAPLRLSCLMKNPVIYVFTHDSIGLGEDGPTHQPIEHLAALRAVPNLDVIRPADANELSALWKHVIEAKDRTTAFILTRQNVPTFDRSKYASAKGALKGGYILADSKGKPDLILIGTGSEVQLCLGAYERLTNEGIKVRVVSMPCWELFDQQSAQYQEKVLPDSVRARVSVEAGSTVGWQKYVGLADNGTSIGVDTFGESAPVADIWPEFGFTVNNVAAKARQTLKKNKKSKK; from the coding sequence ATGGCATCTAAGCCTAAAAAGAAAAAAGATAAACTAGAGCAATTAATTATTAATACAGTTAGAACACTCTCAATGGATGCAGTTCAAAAGGCTAATTCCGGTCATCCTGGAACTCCTATGTCTATGGCTCCTGTGGCATATACAATCTGGGACAAGTTTATGAGTTTTAATCCTAAAAACCCAGACTGGCCAAACCGTGACCGATTTGTTCTATCTTCAGGGCATGCATCAATGCTTCTTTACAGCATGCTTCATATAAGCGGTTATAAAGTTTCCCTAAATGATATCAAGACCTTCAGACAGCTTCATAGTAAATGCGCGGGGCATCCCGAACACGGAATGGCACCAGGTATTGAAACTACAACAGGCCCGCTTGGGCAGGGCTATGCAACTTCTGTCGGAATGGCAATTGCTGAGAAGTGGATAGCTAAATACTTCAACCGTCCTGGGCATGAGATAATCAACTACCATGTTTTCGCCCTTGGGGGAGACGGGTGCATGATGGAGGGAATCTCAAGTGAAGCAGCTTCGCTTGCAGGTCATTTGGGTCTTAGCAATTTGATCTGGCTATACGACAACAACCACATAACAATTGAAGGCCATACAGACCTTGCTTTTAGCGAGGACGTAGCCGATAGGTTCATGGGTTACAAGTGGCATGTACAGCACGTTGGAGACGCAAATAATTTAGAACTTCTACAAGAAGCGCTTACTCGGGCTAAAAAAGAAAAAGAACAACCCTCTTTAATAATTGTAGACAGTCATATTGGTTTTGGCAGCCCGAATAAACAGGATACTGCCGCAGCCCACGGAGAGCCTCTTGGAGAGGATGAGATTAAAAAAACGAAAATAAACTACGGCTGGCCTCCTGATAAGAAATTCTATGTTCCTGATGAAGTTAAGAACTACAGAAATAAAATTCTAAAAAGGGGTAAAAGCGATGAGGATAAGTGGAATAAGAAATTCTCTAAGTACGCCTCAAAATACCCGGATTTAGCAAAAGAGTTTGAAATGATGGAAAAACATGAAATGCCAAAAGGCTGGGAGAAATGCCTGCCAACTTTCCCTGCCGATCCAAAAGGTCCGGCAACCAGAAGCTCAAACGGTAAGATCCTAAACGCAATTGGTAAAGAAATACCGTGGTTTCTTGGGGGAGCGGGTGACGTAGGGCCTTCAACTAAGACCTACTTAGAAGATACTGGCAGTTTTGAAAAAAACGCATATGATGGAAGAAATTTTCACTATGGTATTAGAGAAGCTGCAATGGCAGCAGTGACAAATGGTATGGTCCTTAGCAAGCTAAGAGCATATGCATCATGCTATTTTGTATTTTCAGATTATCTTAAAGCGCCTCTTCGCCTGTCATGTTTAATGAAAAATCCAGTTATCTATGTATTCACTCATGATAGCATAGGCCTTGGCGAAGATGGACCTACCCATCAACCAATCGAACACCTTGCCGCTCTTAGAGCAGTGCCAAATCTTGACGTTATAAGGCCTGCAGATGCAAATGAGCTTAGTGCATTGTGGAAGCATGTAATAGAAGCTAAAGATAGGACTACTGCATTTATTCTTACCAGGCAGAATGTTCCTACCTTTGACCGCAGCAAATATGCTTCTGCCAAGGGAGCTTTGAAGGGCGGCTACATTCTTGCTGACAGCAAAGGAAAGCCAGACTTAATACTAATCGGAACTGGATCAGAGGTTCAGCTGTGTCTGGGCGCCTATGAAAGGCTTACAAATGAGGGAATTAAAGTTAGAGTGGTTAGTATGCCTTGCTGGGAGCTTTTTGATCAGCAGAGCGCTCAATATCAGGAAAAGGTTTTGCCAGATTCAGTTAGAGCAAGAGTATCTGTTGAAGCCGGCTCCACAGTAGGATGGCAAAAGTATGTTGGGCTCGCTGACAATGGCACCTCTATAGGTGTAGATACCTTTGGTGAGTCGGCCCCAGTAGCAGATATTTGGCCTGAGTTTGGGTTTACAGTTAATAATGTTGCAGCTAAAGCTAGACAAACTCTTAAGAAGAACAAAAAAAGTAAGAAATAG